A section of the Hirschia baltica ATCC 49814 genome encodes:
- a CDS encoding lysine-2,3-aminomutase-like protein, whose product MTKTLKSAQDFKNLGITSPEITQNIDTVSTKYAVAMTTELADCVKNPSSDDPVLRQFLPLIDELTTLPEEREDPIGDWPNTPVEGIVHRHKDRVLLKIVSICPVYCRFCFRREMVGPDKDNMLRPEQLDAAIDYIANHPEIWEVILTGGDPMMLSPRRARELTQRLEAIPHVKIIRWHTRMPVAKPDIVTAEYAQAIKSSTKSVFVALHANHANEFSNAAKQACANLIDAGIPMVSQSVLLKGVNDNLDALSDLMRTFVENRIRPYYLHHPDFAPGTSHFRVSVEEGQKLVQGLRNTLSGLCTPTYVVDIPGGVSKAIATPSDAREIDGQLSLRGQDGQWRAYPPSEK is encoded by the coding sequence ATGACCAAAACACTCAAATCCGCACAAGACTTTAAAAATCTCGGCATTACCTCACCAGAGATTACGCAGAATATCGACACTGTATCCACAAAATATGCTGTCGCAATGACGACTGAACTCGCAGATTGTGTGAAAAACCCCAGCAGTGATGACCCGGTTTTACGCCAATTTTTGCCTCTCATTGACGAACTAACCACCCTGCCAGAAGAACGCGAAGACCCAATTGGCGATTGGCCCAATACCCCCGTTGAAGGCATTGTCCATCGCCACAAAGATCGCGTTTTACTAAAAATAGTCTCTATCTGTCCGGTCTATTGCCGTTTTTGTTTCCGCCGCGAAATGGTGGGACCTGATAAAGATAATATGCTGCGCCCAGAACAGCTTGATGCCGCTATAGACTATATTGCGAACCACCCAGAAATCTGGGAAGTCATACTTACAGGCGGTGATCCGATGATGCTCTCCCCCCGCCGCGCACGAGAACTCACCCAGCGCCTTGAAGCCATTCCGCACGTCAAAATCATCCGTTGGCACACCCGCATGCCCGTCGCCAAACCTGATATCGTCACGGCAGAATACGCTCAAGCAATAAAAAGCTCAACAAAATCAGTATTTGTTGCCCTTCACGCAAACCACGCCAATGAATTTTCAAACGCAGCCAAACAAGCCTGCGCAAACCTGATTGATGCTGGTATTCCTATGGTGTCTCAAAGTGTTTTACTTAAAGGCGTCAATGATAATCTAGATGCTTTATCAGACCTGATGCGCACTTTTGTTGAAAACCGCATTCGTCCCTATTATCTGCATCACCCCGATTTCGCTCCCGGCACATCCCATTTTCGTGTAAGCGTAGAAGAAGGCCAAAAGCTCGTCCAAGGCCTTCGAAACACGCTTTCCGGCCTTTGCACCCCCACATATGTCGTCGATATTCCCGGCGGTGTTTCCAAAGCTATCGCCACACCGTCAGACGCCCGCGAAATTGACGGCCAACTTTCCTTGCGCGGACAAGATGGGCAATGGCGAGCCTATCCACCCTCTGAAAAATAA
- the epmA gene encoding EF-P lysine aminoacylase EpmA — MSDTPWWDAKRHADRRPFLLARNKVRSALRNWFENEEFLEVECGALQISPGNETHLHAFSSKFLDEDGSTNQELFLHTSPEFSCKKLLAAGETKIVDFARVYRNRESGPLHSPEFTMIEWYRTGASLKDVMKDTANLARLALNATQATQMMWKNSSCDPHKEPEFLTLTDAFSRYADIDLNAVLEDTPAFKAAAAKAGVSVSDGAEWTDIFSAVLVSKIEDKLGIDRLTFLYNYPICEAALARPCRDDPRFAERFEMYACGVELANGFGELTDPIEQRKRFEADMILKLAYYGENYPLDEELLAALPHIPDASGVALGFDRLVMLCSNARRIDDVLWTPFPSQ; from the coding sequence ATGAGCGACACGCCTTGGTGGGATGCAAAAAGACACGCTGACAGGCGTCCCTTCTTGCTCGCGCGCAATAAGGTACGTTCAGCACTTCGAAACTGGTTTGAAAATGAAGAATTTTTAGAAGTTGAATGCGGCGCGCTTCAAATTTCTCCGGGAAATGAAACCCATTTGCATGCGTTTTCATCAAAATTTTTGGATGAAGACGGCTCAACCAATCAAGAATTATTCCTGCACACCTCACCTGAATTTTCTTGCAAAAAACTCCTCGCCGCTGGTGAAACAAAAATCGTTGATTTTGCCCGTGTGTATCGCAATCGTGAAAGCGGCCCGCTCCATTCTCCCGAATTCACCATGATAGAATGGTATCGCACGGGTGCCAGCCTTAAAGACGTTATGAAAGATACAGCAAATCTGGCGAGACTTGCATTAAACGCGACGCAGGCAACACAAATGATGTGGAAAAATTCTTCATGTGATCCACACAAAGAACCAGAATTTCTGACATTAACAGACGCGTTTTCTCGCTATGCAGATATAGATCTAAACGCTGTACTTGAAGACACACCTGCATTCAAAGCCGCCGCCGCAAAAGCTGGTGTCAGTGTATCAGATGGCGCAGAATGGACCGATATATTTTCTGCCGTTCTCGTCTCAAAAATCGAGGATAAACTCGGGATAGATCGTCTAACATTCCTGTATAACTATCCAATATGCGAAGCTGCTTTGGCGCGGCCATGCCGTGATGATCCTCGCTTTGCCGAACGCTTTGAAATGTATGCTTGCGGGGTCGAGCTTGCCAATGGATTTGGCGAACTCACCGACCCAATTGAACAACGCAAACGTTTTGAAGCAGATATGATTTTAAAGCTTGCCTATTACGGTGAAAATTATCCACTCGATGAAGAATTACTCGCCGCCCTGCCTCATATACCTGACGCGTCAGGTGTCGCCCTTGGTTTTGATAGATTAGTCATGCTTTGCTCAAATGCGCGCCGTATTGATGATGTTTTATGGACACCGTTTCCAAGCCAATGA
- the efp gene encoding elongation factor P: MAVETAANIRKGNVIEHTDGQLYVVLKAESFRPGKGTPTTTIDMRRISDGIKVSNTFKTQDKLERAFVEEVDYNYLYEDGENYIFMHPETFEQLMVPAAMVGDSAPLLQENMTVVLQMFNDVAVSISFPARMTFEITETEPVVKGQTASSSYKPAILENGMRVMVPPHIGVGTRIIINTEEMTYETRAKD; the protein is encoded by the coding sequence GTGGCCGTAGAAACAGCAGCCAATATTCGTAAAGGCAACGTCATAGAGCACACTGACGGTCAATTGTATGTCGTACTAAAAGCAGAGTCTTTCCGTCCGGGAAAAGGGACTCCGACAACAACGATTGATATGCGCCGTATTTCTGATGGTATTAAAGTGTCCAACACGTTTAAAACCCAAGATAAATTGGAACGCGCTTTCGTCGAAGAGGTTGACTACAATTATCTGTATGAAGACGGTGAAAACTATATTTTCATGCACCCTGAAACGTTTGAACAACTCATGGTGCCTGCTGCAATGGTTGGCGATTCCGCTCCTTTGCTTCAAGAGAATATGACCGTTGTGCTTCAGATGTTTAATGATGTTGCTGTGTCTATTTCATTCCCTGCGCGAATGACTTTCGAGATCACAGAAACTGAACCTGTTGTTAAAGGTCAAACAGCTTCTTCTTCTTACAAGCCAGCAATTTTGGAAAACGGTATGCGTGTTATGGTGCCACCACACATTGGTGTGGGCACACGTATCATTATCAATACAGAAGAAATGACATACGAAACGCGTGCGAAAGATTAA
- a CDS encoding 2OG-Fe(II) oxygenase, which translates to MTVAVENFEVNPELNTSLLANAFKKSSRLQIPDFLSQSAAKSILECLKTLDWRLVLNENGKHFDIHPAQIDALGPTKTNLIINAAKQRRHSQFQYLYKNYPIADMVSSGNLSEDVLIRLYETFNSEAVLRFLNQVTCADAEFCDMQATNFQAGHFLNHHDDGVIGKNRKFAYVYSLTPEWTAELGGQLEFFDSNRKMTDAFVPAFNTLSIFSVPVMHQVSPVIEDTQKERISITGWFRTHNSLS; encoded by the coding sequence GTGACGGTTGCAGTTGAAAACTTTGAGGTTAATCCAGAATTGAATACTTCACTTCTGGCGAACGCGTTCAAGAAAAGTTCGCGTTTGCAAATTCCTGATTTTCTGTCACAGAGCGCGGCGAAATCCATTCTTGAATGTTTAAAAACACTAGATTGGCGTTTGGTATTAAATGAAAATGGCAAGCATTTTGATATACATCCGGCGCAGATAGATGCACTTGGACCAACTAAGACAAATCTGATTATAAACGCTGCTAAGCAACGCCGACATTCGCAATTTCAATATCTCTATAAAAATTACCCTATTGCAGATATGGTGAGTTCTGGAAACTTATCTGAAGATGTTCTCATACGCTTGTATGAGACATTTAATAGTGAAGCTGTATTGCGTTTTTTAAACCAAGTCACCTGCGCGGATGCCGAGTTTTGCGATATGCAAGCGACGAATTTTCAAGCGGGACATTTTTTAAATCATCATGATGATGGTGTGATCGGAAAGAACCGTAAATTTGCTTATGTTTACAGTTTAACACCGGAATGGACGGCTGAACTTGGCGGGCAATTGGAGTTTTTTGATAGCAATAGAAAAATGACGGACGCTTTTGTGCCTGCTTTTAATACGCTTTCTATTTTTAGTGTTCCTGTGATGCATCAGGTTAGCCCAGTGATCGAAGATACCCAGAAAGAGCGCATTTCTATTACAGGATGGTTTCGTACACACAATTCCTTGTCCTAG
- a CDS encoding DUF1330 domain-containing protein yields MSEPYVVPEKEIFEQLMGMAKDHPVEMINLIKFNAQAKYEDGTVATGAEAYKTYSQNAAKFVEGVGGKVIWSGKPELTFIGPQDENWDLAFVVRYPNGQAFIDMVTNPEYIKVTKHRKAAVETSRLIRTKPAE; encoded by the coding sequence ATGTCTGAACCTTATGTGGTGCCTGAAAAAGAGATTTTTGAACAATTGATGGGAATGGCAAAAGATCATCCCGTTGAGATGATAAATCTGATCAAATTTAACGCGCAGGCTAAATATGAAGACGGGACTGTTGCGACAGGTGCGGAGGCATACAAAACTTATAGTCAGAATGCAGCAAAATTTGTGGAAGGTGTTGGCGGCAAGGTTATTTGGTCGGGCAAGCCAGAATTAACGTTTATTGGACCCCAAGATGAAAATTGGGATTTGGCTTTTGTGGTGAGATATCCAAATGGTCAGGCGTTCATCGATATGGTGACCAATCCAGAATACATAAAAGTGACCAAACATCGTAAAGCAGCGGTTGAAACGTCAAGGCTGATTAGAACTAAACCAGCTGAATAA
- a CDS encoding organic hydroperoxide resistance protein, with amino-acid sequence MSVKVAYTTKATATGGRTGSAKSEDGQLNVTLTTPKELGGPGGDGTNPEQMFAAGYSACFIGAMKAVAAQDTSVKVPDDVSVTATVGIGPRSEGGFGLEVALEVNLPGVDQEAAQALIEKAHQVCPYSNATRNNIDVQLSLA; translated from the coding sequence ATGTCAGTAAAAGTTGCCTACACAACCAAAGCGACTGCTACCGGTGGACGTACTGGGTCTGCCAAAAGTGAAGATGGTCAATTGAATGTCACACTTACAACCCCAAAAGAATTGGGCGGACCGGGTGGAGATGGCACGAACCCAGAGCAAATGTTTGCAGCTGGATATTCAGCTTGTTTTATTGGCGCGATGAAAGCCGTTGCGGCGCAAGACACAAGCGTGAAAGTTCCTGATGATGTCTCTGTAACGGCGACAGTTGGGATTGGACCGCGCTCTGAAGGTGGTTTCGGATTGGAAGTCGCGCTGGAGGTTAATTTGCCGGGTGTAGATCAAGAAGCTGCCCAAGCGTTGATAGAAAAAGCACACCAAGTTTGCCCTTATTCAAACGCAACTCGCAACAATATTGATGTGCAATTGTCGCTTGCATAA
- a CDS encoding low molecular weight protein-tyrosine-phosphatase, producing MTRILFVCLGNICRSPTAEGIFTQHAKDAGLSHLTIDSAGTASWHSGKPPYEPMQDACRARGYDLSPLRARQFTAQDFYDFDLVLVMDQSNMDDVESLRPNNLNTPVQLFLEYANNTELTDVPDPYYTRDFDQTIDLVEMASVGLIASLG from the coding sequence ATGACCCGTATTCTCTTTGTATGCCTTGGAAATATATGCCGCTCGCCAACAGCGGAAGGTATTTTCACCCAACACGCAAAGGATGCGGGTCTATCTCACCTTACAATCGACAGTGCAGGCACAGCCAGCTGGCATAGCGGCAAACCACCCTATGAACCCATGCAGGACGCTTGTCGCGCACGCGGATATGATCTCTCACCCCTTCGCGCCCGTCAGTTCACAGCCCAAGATTTCTATGATTTTGATCTCGTCCTTGTTATGGATCAATCAAACATGGATGACGTAGAAAGCCTGCGCCCAAACAATTTAAACACGCCCGTTCAGCTCTTTCTGGAATACGCCAATAACACAGAGCTAACTGACGTTCCCGATCCCTATTACACGCGCGATTTTGACCAAACGATTGATCTGGTCGAGATGGCAAGTGTTGGGCTCATCGCCTCACTAGGTTAG